ACAGCGATCGGCCGGACGATTTGACCGGCTTGGTGGCGACGATCTTTCTGCAGGGCCTGGTCGGTGATGCCGGAGTGCCGGCAGGGCGCACCCGAGCCCTCAAAATTGTCAAGGGAGGAACGCAACGTTCATGAACCTGAAAGTCCTCAGTGCGCCGCTGGCCATCGCCGCAGCCCTGTGGTTGGGCTGTGAGCAGCCGGCCCATCAACAGGCGGTTGCGGCCGAGGCGAAAGCGGTCGTAGTGCCGGTGACCGTGACATCGGTTGCGGTCCGTCCGAGCGCCCGCGTGGTCAATTTTGTCGGTACCTTATACGGCAACCAGGAAGTCACGCTTTCCAGCCAAGTGGAAGGTCAGCTCGAAGCGCTCAATGTCGACTTGGGCGATCAGGTGACGGCGGGCCAGGTGCTCGCCCAGATCGAGGATGACCAGTGGCGCGCACGCCTGCGGGAGACAGAGGCGATGCTGGACAAGGCGCAAGCCGATGAAGCGCGCGGCCGGCAGCTGGTCGCCAGCAAGGTCATCTCGCCGCAAGAGTACGAGAGCGTGAAGACCCATGCGGCAGTCGCTCGGGCCCAGAGCGACACCCTGCGCGTGACCATCCGCCACGCCCGTGTCGAGTCGCCGATCAGCGGTGCCGTTGCCAAACGGCTGGTGTCCGCTGGCGAGTACGTCCACCCCGGCAGCCCGTTGTTCACCCTGGTGGCGGAAGATCCTTTGAAGCTGCGCGGCGACGTTCCCGAACGCTTCGCCCACGAGCTGCAGACTGGCCAACCGGTACAAGTGCGCGTCGATGCGTTCCCGGACCGGCCCTTCATGGGGCGCCTGGCGCGCATCAGCCCGGCGTCCAATCCGGAGAACCGCTCGGTGGCGATCGAGGCGCTGGTCGACAACCAGGACCGTGCCCTCAAGGCGGGCTTTTTCGCCAACGCGGCCGTCGTGACCAGTTCCGATGACCGCGCCCTCATGGTGCCGCAAGAGGCGCTGATCACGTTTGCTGGTGTGACCAAGCTCTTCGTCATCAAAGATGGGACGGCGCATGAGCGGCAGGTGCGCGTGGGAACGCGCGGCAGCACGGGTATGGTGGAGATCACCGAGGGTCTGCAGCCCGATGAGCTGGTGGCCACCTCCGGTTTGACGAAGCTCGAAAACGGCATCACCGTCAGCGTGAAAGAGACCGCGGGCGGCGCTCAGAACCCGGCGTCGTGAGCGCCGCTGTCGTTCCTTCCTTCGACACTGCTTCGGCACTTTCCGTCAGGCGATTCCCGCAATCGATGCTGCTATGAAACTCGCTGACCTCTGTATCCGCCGGCCGGTATTCGCCACCATGCTCATCGGGTTTCTGGTGGCGCTCGGTATCTTCTCGTACCGTCAGCTTGCCGTCGACCTGTTCCCCAATCTCGACTACCCGATCGTCTCCGTCACCACCACGCTCAAGGGCGCCAGCGTTGAGGAAATGGAAAGTAGCGTCACCAAGCCGGTCGAGGAGGTCATCAACACCATCGAAGGTATCGACGAGCTGCGTTCGGTCACCAAAGAAGGCCTGTCGCAAGTCTTGGTCTTCTTCGTTATGGAGCGCGACCGTGAGGCCGCCGCGCAAGACGTGCGCGACAAGGTCGCCTCGATCATGTCGCAGCTCCCCGAGGGCACCGACATGCCGATTGTCGACAAGTTCGACGTCGAGTCGTTGCCCATCGCCGGCATCGCCGTGTCCGGAAACCGCAGCCTGCGCGAGGTGACGGAGATCGCCCGTAAGCAAGTGAAAGAAGATCTGGAAACGCTGCGCGGCGTCGGTTCGGTGACCATGGTCGGTGGGCTCGAACGCACGATCAACGTCGACGTCGATGCGCAGAGGCTGGCCGCGTACCACATTTCGATCCAGCAAGTGAAAGCGGCGTTGCGCGCCCAAAACCTGGAGCTGCCCAGTGGCCGCGTCGACCAGGGACCGAAGGAGTTGGTGCTGCGCACGATGGGGCGAATCGCGCGCGTCGAGGACTTCAACCAGCTCATCGTTGGCAACGT
The Candidatus Binatia bacterium genome window above contains:
- a CDS encoding efflux RND transporter periplasmic adaptor subunit, with the protein product MNLKVLSAPLAIAAALWLGCEQPAHQQAVAAEAKAVVVPVTVTSVAVRPSARVVNFVGTLYGNQEVTLSSQVEGQLEALNVDLGDQVTAGQVLAQIEDDQWRARLRETEAMLDKAQADEARGRQLVASKVISPQEYESVKTHAAVARAQSDTLRVTIRHARVESPISGAVAKRLVSAGEYVHPGSPLFTLVAEDPLKLRGDVPERFAHELQTGQPVQVRVDAFPDRPFMGRLARISPASNPENRSVAIEALVDNQDRALKAGFFANAAVVTSSDDRALMVPQEALITFAGVTKLFVIKDGTAHERQVRVGTRGSTGMVEITEGLQPDELVATSGLTKLENGITVSVKETAGGAQNPAS